The region GCAATGACCTCATAACCATCCGCCTGCAATGTGGGGATGACCTTGCTGAAGCACGACCCATCGGCCCAAATGCCGTGGCAGAACACAATGGTTGGTTTACGTGATGACATACTGATACTCCTGAGTTCTGAATTTCGGACAACACGAGTGTGATCCGTTAGCGATAGGTTCCTCCGGAACGAGTGCTTGCACAAATACTTTGAATGGTTTACCTATGCTTATAAAGCATAGGAGCGGGCCATGGAGCTTCGTCATCTCCGGTATTTCATTGCGGTCGCTGAGGAAGGAGGTCTTCTGCACGCCGCAGAGCGACGGCTCCATACCTCCCAGCCGTCGTTGAGCCGCCAGATTCGTGATCTCGAGATGGAGCTAGGCGTGAAGCTGCTTGAGCGAAAAGCGCGAGGCATTGAGCTCACTGCGGCTGGACGGGTATTCCTCGATCATGCACGGCTGGCATTGATGCAGATAGAGGTTGCGTGCGAAGCCGCACGAAATACGGAGCGACCTCACAAGCCGGGTTTTGGATTGGGGTTCCTGCCGGGACAGGAAGTAACCTGGCTGTCCGGGGCACTGCGGATATTGCGCGAGGAGGCAGCCGATGTTGACGTTACGATCACCACGAAATCCTCGCCCGAACTCGCGAATGCACTGATGCAGGGCGAAATCGATGTGGCTCTGCTGAGGCGGGAGACGCGGACTGCTGGGCTGGACTTCAAACTTCTCGTCAAGGAGCCTCTGGTCGCGGTCCTGCCTGCTCGCCACCGCCTGGCTCGGCACAAGGCAATACGGCCGGAGGACATCTGCCGCGAGGACTTTATCAGCACAGCACGTGCCGCACCCGTGCTCAAAACCGTGATCGACGAGTACGCGGCGAAGGTTGGCATCAAGCTGAAGCAGATTTTCGATGCCGAAACCCTATCGGGCGGTATGTCGTTGGTGGCTTCCACCGGCGGCTTTACGCTTCTGCCTGCCTATGTGCAAAGCGCACTGATTCCTTCGGTAGTTGCGAGGCCATTGCGTGGCGAGGTCCCAACCATCGATCTCGTGATGGGATACAACAAGTCGAATACATCTCCGTTGCTCAAGAAGTTTCTTCTTCGTGCAAGCGAACTCGCATCCGGTCGATCTCGGGATGAAGACACATGAGGTATGTTGAAAGGTCGGAAATGCAAGATTGTAGGGCAGAGACATGAGATTCTGACGGTGCGGGATCTTCGGATGCTCACGCGCCCGATTCCCGAACGGAAGCCGCGTTCAGATGCGGACGACTGGAAAGAACATCATGCGTTTTCTTGCAGATTTGGCGCTCTTCGTGGAGGTTGCGAACACGCGGAATTTCGGGCGCGCGGCAGCGGCGTTGGGCATGCCCGCGTCGACGCTTTCACGACGCATCAGCGCACTTGAGCGCGAATTGGGCTTCCATCTCATTCATCGCTCGACACGGACCTTCCAATTAACTGACGCGGGCCAGGCCTGCTACGAGCAGTCCAAGGCTCTCGTCGCAGAAGCCATGCGCATTCAGGAGGATGTGACGGGGATCGCCCCCAGGGTCTCCGGACGTATCAAGGTGGGCGTGCCGTTCGATTTGGCGCAGACCATCTTCCTTCCTCTTTTCGCCCGCTACATGCTCGAACATCCTGATACGTCCATCGAGATACTTTCCATTAGCGGCCATCCCAATCTTCTTACCGAAAGCCTCGATCTAGCGATCCTCGTCAGTCATCAGTTGCGTTTGCCTGATTCATCGTTCTGGTCCCGCCGGGTCGGTACCTTTCCTCGCCGCCTGTTTGCTTCTCAGGAATATCTTGCGAAGCACAAGAAGATTAAAGATCCGGAAGAGCTAGCCCAACACTCCTGTATCCGCCTCGTTCATGGGGAAGCCCTCAGCCAGTGGGAGTTGCGCCGGGATCGCGAACATCGGATCGTGAAGGTGAGTGGCATGGCCAGCGCAAATTCGGTGGGGATGACGGCAAAGCTGTCGAAGGAAGGCGTGGGCATTGCGGTTCTGCCCGACTTCCTGGCGACGCATCCCGGATTCGGGGACGGACTGACGAGTCTGCTCGACGACTGGCAGGCCGTTCCAGCCCATGTCTTTGCGGTGACGCCTTCCAAGATGCAGCCTGCTCGTGTTCAGAAGCTCGTCAGCTTCATCAAAAAGCATTTCGAAACCATGCTGAACGATCTCAGTCCTGCCCGCAGATCGTAGCCGGACATGCCACGAATCGCCAAGGATGCTACCCCGGCCCAGCGTCCTGCTTTTCTTCCATAATCGCAATTCTGTTTTCCATTACATATTGACGCATGTCTCCTCTCTGCCGCGTCTCTTGTACCGAACCTGCCGCGAGGTTCGCGGTGCAACTTTGAAGGGAGAAGGACAATGAAAGCACTACGCATCAATGACTATGGGGCGCCTCTTCACGTGGACGAGGTGCCGATTCCGTCTCCTGGTCCCGGACAGGTGCTGGTCGAGAACGAGTTCACGAGCATGAACGGTGTCGATCCAGGGCGCGGTCTGGGTTTTTTGCGCCAGGTCTTCCCGCTGCAGTTTCCATGGACGCCTGGAGGCGATGTAGCGGGTCGAGTGGCTGCCGTGGGTGAAGGAGTTACGGTTTTTAAAGTGGGCGATGAAGTATTTGGCTACACAAGAGAAGCCGGCGCCTATGCCGAGTTTGTGGTCGTGAATGCTGCCAACCTGGCCCACCGACCTGCGGCCATCGCAGCCGAAGTAGCGGCCGGAATCGCACTCGTAAGTCAAACCGCGACGCAGATGTTGAGGCTCTCGAAGATCAAGGCAGGGCAGACGCTGCTGATCCTAGGCGCGTCAGGGGGTGTGGGATCGCTTGCGGTGCAGCTGGCACGAAATGCCGGAGTTCATGTGATCGCCACCGCGCGTCAGAGCAAGTCCGCTGCGCTTCAGCAGTTGGGAGTGGCACGTGTGATCGACCTTACCCGGGAACGGATGGAAGATATTGGGCAATGTGACGCTGTGCTCAATCTGGTGGGAGGAGACACGGTCGTTTCTTCCTACGCACGGGTGAAGCCGGGCGGCGTTGCGGTCACGGCGAATCGACCGCCAATCGCGGAAGAGGCCGCGCGTCTGGGGATCGAAGCCGCCTTTGTTGAGACCAACGTTACAACCGAAGGGCTGAATAGCTTCGCCATTTTAGTCACTGGGGGAAAGATCAAGCCGCAGATCGCTTCTATTGAAACACTGTGGTCCCCCGCCTCACTGTGGGAGAAGCGCGAGAGCGACGGAATAGGGAAGATCGTCTTTTCGATCCGATCCTGACAAGTCGGCTTAGCGGAAGTGAAAGCCAAAAAAGCGGCGGCTCCGAGAAGGAACCGCCGCCTGATATTGCACCGAAGGCGCGCAAAGCGCGCGTCCCGCCGTGCGCGTAGCACCTAGCCGATATCTTCGGACCAGTTTTCGAGGTACTGCTTGAAGTCGGTCATGAACTTGCCGGCATCGGCTCCGTCGACGATGCGGTGATCGAAGCCCAGCGTGAAGCGCTGAACCGTGTGGATCGCGATCGATTCGTTGCCTTCCTTGTCCGTCACGACCACGGGCTCCTTCGTCATACCGCCGATGCCCAGGATGGCGACCTGCGGCTGGTTGATGATCGGCGTTCCGAACTCCTCGCCGAAGATGCCGGAGTTGGTCAGGGTGAAGGTTCCGCCGGAGACCTCGTCGGGAGCCAGCTTCTTCGAGCGGGCGCGGTCGGCCAGGTCGATGATGGCGCGGGTTACGCCGAGGAAGTTCTTCTCCTCCGCCTGCTTGATGACCGGGACGATCAGGCCCCACTCCAGCGCGACGGCGATGCCGACGTTGATGTTCTTGTTGTAAAGGATGGCATCGCCCTTGACCGAGGAGTTGACCACCGGATGCTTGCGCAGCGCGACCACGGCAGCGCGGGTGATGAACGGCATGTAGGTCAGCTTGACGCCGTTGCGCTGCTCGTACTTGTTCTTCTCCTTCTCGCGCAGCTTGACGATGCGGGTCATATCGACCTTGAAGACGGTGTGGACGTGCGGCGAGGTCCGCTTGGATTCGACCATGCGCTGCGCGATGATGGTGCGCATCTTCGACATGGGGACCAGCTCGCCGGGCTGCGGCTGAGCGGCGGCCGGAGAAGCCGCCTTAGGCGCCGATGGAGTTGGCGCTGAAGATGGGGCACCCGGTGTTGTGGCTGCACCCGTTGTTGCGGCGGCAGCAGGAGCAGCAACGGCGGCAGGCTTCGCGCCGCCAGACAGGTGGCCGAGGATGTCTTCCTTGGTGATGCGTCCGGCAGATCCCGTTCCCGCGACCTGCGAGAGGTCCACGTTGTTCTCCGAGGCGATCTTGCGAACCAGCGGCGACGAGCGTCCGCGCTCCCCGACAGAAGCCGAGCCCACCATCGTCTCCGATGAAGCCGGAGCCGAAGATGGGGCACCCGTAGTTGCGGCAGGGGCTAGGGCGGCAGCAGCCTGACCTGCGCCTCCGCCGATGACGGCGACCACGGTATTAATCCCGACGGTAGCGCCTTCCTGCACCTTAATCTCGGTCAGGGTTCCGGCGGCAGGCGAAGGAATCTCCGCATCGACCTTGTCGGTCGAGATCTCGAAGATCGGCTCGTCACGCTGGACGGTGTCACCCACCTTCTTCAGCCACTTGGTGATGGTGCCTTCGGTGATGGATTCGCCCATCTGCGGCATCAGGACCTCGGTGCCCGGTCCGGCAGCGGCCGAGCCCACCTTAGCCTCCGGCGTTGCCGGGGCACCCGTTGTTGCGGCGGGTGCAGGGGCCGGGGCGGCGGCAGCCTTGCCAGCGCCTCCGCCAATCACGGCGACCACGGTATTAATCCCGACAGTAGCGCCTTCCTGCACCTTAATCTCGGTCAGGGTTCCGGCGGCAGGCGAAGGAATCTCCGCATCGACCTTGTCGGTCGAGATCTCGAAGATCGGTTCGTCACGCTGGACGGTATCGCCCACTTTTTTCAGCCACTTGGTGATGGTGCCCTCGGTGATCGATTCGCCCATCTGCGGCATTAGAACCTCGGTGCTGGAGCCCTCGGAGGCAGCAGCAGGGGTAGCCGGAGCAGCCGCAGGCTCCGATGCCGCCGGGCTCGCCTGCGCGGGTGCCGGAGCCGCAGTGGCGGCAGGAGCGGCAGCCGCTGCGGAAGCACCGCCAGCGCTCTCAATGATGGCGACGACGGTGTTAATGCCGACCGTGGCGCCTTCCGCCACCTTAATCTCTTTCAGCACGCCGGCCTCGGGCGAAGGAATCTCGGCATCGACCTTGTCGGTCGAGATCTCAAACAGCGGCTCATCGCGCTGGATGGGATCGCCCGGCTTCTTGAGCCACTTGGTGATGGTGCCTTCCGTGATGGATTCTCCCATCTGCGGCATAAGTACGTCAGTCGGCATGTATTTCTCCCTCAAACAGTTACGGGCGGGGCACTTGAACGGCACTCCGTCCTGGCCCGGCCGAACCGGGCATACGAATCGGATTATACGGTGATTTCAACAGGGCTGGCGCGGTTCGGGTGCGGTTAGCGAACCGTTTGGCCCGCGAGTGCGACCAGGTCAATCCGGAAAGATCGCCCGCACCCTTTACAAGAGCCGTACCAGTGGGGGGAAGGTCAGGAGAAGGCCACCTCCCAGTAACACCAACGCGACCTTTACCGCGAAGGAGGAAGACGGCGGTCGCCTGCTCCAGAGATACGACAACGCTGCCCACGACAGGAGAAAGATCAGAGTGCCGAAGACAAGCACCCCGCTCAGCGCTCCCGACGGCGGATACACGCCAAGCAGACGGTTGATCGCCGGACTGCTGTTGCCCAGAAGATAGAGCAGACCGAAGGCGAAGCACCCGGCCGACGATGCCACCAGCATGGAGCAGGCCGCCACGTAGTTCGGAAGGTCTTTGTTCATCGCGCCTCCATGGCTGAAACCGCCGCTGCATCCGTAACTGGAGCCGCCTTGTTCAGAAATGCTCCTGTGAGCCCGGCGATCCCGGTGGCGAAGAGCGCGGTCGCTGCAAAGACAAGGACTCCGAGACGGAGCGGCGGGTGTTCGCGCAGAGCGGTGCGGCAGCGCGTCAGAAGGTAGACTGCGGCCATAAAGGCAAGCGGCGCAATCAGGGCTACGTGTTCCTTCCACTCCATGCCGAGCGAATGAAGCGGTGCTGTCGAAGCATGCGAGAGAAGGAGCGTTCGCGGATACCTATGGATGTCCGCGCCGGCAGGCTGAGGAGCCCGGTACCACGGATAGACCAGAAAGGTCCCGCTGAGCACAGCGGCCCATCCGAAGATAGCCGCACCGGCAAGATAGAAGCGCTCCCAGAGGGGAAGAGTCTCCGGCAGGGGCTGATGCCTGTGATAGCGAAGGCTCTCAAGGAGCAGAGCATACGACGCCAGCAGAAAAAAGACCCCGAAGAACAGGCCGTGCAGTTCTGTCCACAGCGGATGATGGCCCATCTCGATCGAAACCCCTCCAGAAGCAATGTAGCTTATGCCGAATGTAGCCGATCGAAGGCAACAGGTAAATGAAAGGTTCCGGGGCGTGCCATCCAACGTACCGTTCTTGCTTTCTACCGAAAGTCCCGGACAGGACCGGAAAGCAGCAGATTTCTCCACGACGCGCTCAAAGCGCTCCGATCGGAATGACACTTTCTGAAGAGGAACGGGACGAATCGTCTAGTTGGTGGATCCGAGGTTCGTTGAAGGATAACCGCAGATCTTTCGACTCCGTTTGGCCCAAAAACGGCCAAACTCCGCTCAAGATGACACTGCAAAATAGGGTGCGAACTTAAGACTCAAGACACTTAGGAGCAATTTTGCCGACACGCCTGGAACCGGCAGATGAATTTGACGACACCGCCTGGCCTGTTAAATCTCGGCAAAAAATATCGCGGAGCAGTGACCGCCGCTCCTACAGAGCCGCAACGCCCAGCAATGCATCGAGCGAGCCGGCAAGAATCTGGCGCTCAAAGACGCGTCCGAACGCACGTCCGGTCGAGTGGGTGGCATTCTCCATGGTCGGCTGCCGCGAGGGATCGTCCGTCGCCTGGGCCTCGAGCTCGAGGCTTGTGACTGTCCGGTCGGTGATGCCGCAGGGAACGATCAGGTTGAAGTCCCTCAGGTCGGTCGTCACATTCAGCGCAAAGCCATGCGAGGTCACGCCCTGTGAGACATGGATGCCCATTGCGCAGATCTTCTTCTCCTCGACGGAGCCCGAGGCGATCGTCCAGACGCCGGTGCGTTTTGCGATGCGCTGCGCCGGGACACCGAAGTCGTAACAGACGCGAATGATGACCTCTTCCAGCAATCGCATGAAGTCGACGGGGCCAAGGTGCGGACCTTTCTTGCCGGGAAGATCGCCGCGCAGGTCGAAGATGGGGTAGCCGACGAGCTGACCGGGGCCGTGATAAGTGACGTCGCCGCCGCGATTGATCTCGTGCAGCTCGACGCCGCGTGCTGCGAGCAGGTCGTCGTTGGCCAGGATGTTCTCGCGGTGCGAGTTGCGGCCGAGGGTGAGCACGGGCGGGTGCTCGAGCAGCAGCAGTGTGTCGCCAATCCGCCCAGACTTCCGCGCCTCCACGACTTGCCGCTGCGCTTCCAGCCCCTTTGCATACGGTACACGCCCCAGCTCCAGCAGATGAATGTAACCTTGGCTCACAGCTCTATTATCCGCTGATCTACTCGAGCTGCGAAAAAGGTTGGTTACTCGAAGAAAGATCCCAGCTCGATGAGTTCTTCCTTTTGAGGAGGTGCAACTTCATCCAGCGGAAGCACGCCACAGTCCATCAGGAACCCTGCCGTGCGGTCGAAGTCCTCGGGCACATTCGTCGCATCGTCGGAAGAGCCCTCCGGAACATAGATCACCATCCCCTGTCGGGCTCGAGTGAGCAGCACACGGTAAGCATTCTTTCGATACTTTCTCTTGTCCGGGCTCTTGACCTCCGTCCACTTGCTCATGGGCCCATGGCGAAGCGTCCGCAGACGCCATTCGCCTCCGCTCCAGATCATGTCTCCACCCCAGCAAAGACCGATCCAATCCAGCTCAAGCCCCTGAATCTCGAACTCCGTTGCAAAGACTTCACAACGATAGCTGGAGCGCACATCGGTGGAGGGGGCCAGATACCAATGCTCCCATGGATATTCCGCGTGGAAGGATGAGCTCGGCTCCAGGCCCTCACTTCGCAGCCGCGCAGCACCCGACGACCCGACCAGGCCATAGCGAGTCTCTCCACGCCGCTGTGCGTGCAGATGCTCTCGCATTTTGGTCAGACTCCTCGTCAAAAATAGAGGGAATCGCTTCGACACCTCTAATTTTGAGGCCGCAACTGCATCTCCCTCAACGACGTGGTTGACCCAGGTTGCCAACGTCTCAGCCCGATGACTGCGATTCGAGGTTCGCAAGTGCAAATGCTCATGGGTCACAACGCTAAGATCAGCATTGGAATCCGTAAAGAGTTTCTGCTCAGCCGTCGAAGGGCCACCTGTCAACACCTCTGGCGACGCATAAATGGTCCAACGTTTCTTGCTGTCTCCGAGTGCGCGGCCCCACTCTTCGAGACCCGCCTCTCCGTCATTGATCTCCTGCCCGCCGCCTATCAGCGCGACAACAAAGGACCAGTCCTCGTGCCGCTCCATAATGCTGAGAAGCATCTCCGGCTCTGAATAATCGCGCTTGAACTTCTTCAGGTTCTGCGCACGATTCCAAGCACGCTGCGCTTCATCAAAGATGATCGCGTGGTTCGAGGGAGCGCCCTTGTCCTGGTCCGTGTAGGCCCGAGCAAAGATATGCACGTTTTCGATGAGCGTTCTCGCATGCTCCTTGGCCTCGTGCGCCCGCACACCCTGGCGCATGCTCTCCTGCGTGAACAGATGCTGCAGAACCATCACCAGCGGCCCGTTTCCGCTCATAAAGTGGATCGGATTATCGCGGTTCTCCGAAGCGTGCGCCAGTCCCAGGCCGACCAGAGTCTTGCCTGATCCAGGCACGCCCGTTAGGAAGCAGATCGCATGATGCTTTTGTTCGCGAGCGAGGTTCATGTAGTCCTGGATCGTCTGGCGCACCGACTCAATCTCATGCTCCGAAGCCTCTGACTGCGCAACCGCTCCCACCGATAGGCCGGACTTGAGCGCAAGTGCCGCCTCGATGATGCTGGGCACCGGAAAATACGGACTACGCTCCCACTCCTCCACGGCCAACTGGCCTTCAGCGTGTCGTTCAATCTCCAGCAGCAAAGGAGCGAGGTGCTCCCACGAACAGGTCATGACCGGTGCGATCCAGTGGAAAGGCATCTGCGGATAAAGCTCTCTCTGGCTCAACGCAACAAGATCGGGCATTGATCCTTGAGCCGAGACTAATACCGGCACAATGCGGCGATTCGCCGAAGCTTTGTGGAAGTAGTGAAGCAGAAGCAAGTATGTATCAACCTGCTGTCTGGCCGCAGAGGAAAGATCGCTCGTCTTCGCCTCGATGATGACGATTACGTCGCGAACCAACAGAACTACGTCGATCCTGCGCGCCTTTCGCGGCACCTCAAACTCCAGGACGACTCCCCATCTGTTTGCATCTGGTGTGCGAGCAACACAACTCCGCAACGTCTTCTGCAGGTGCTCTAAATCCCGCTGCCACGTGAGTGTCTGTTCGGTGTACTGCGAGGTGTATCCGTCTCCGGCGTACGAGGTCGCAAGCCTCGCTAAGAGGAACTCCGGGGACTCGTGCAGGAACTGCTCAACTTCTGCGAGATAGAAGGAGGCCATAGGTTGGTCGATGATCGTTGCCAGGATATCAACGGCTACAGGCCACACGAATGCGGACAATTCAAAGACATTACGACTTCCCAGCGTCTCGCTTAAGGGCACGGCTTCAGCCGTGCCGAAGAGACTTGTGTCGGATAGCGGCTTCAGCCGCTGAGGTCAGCTACCGCTTGCTGCGATAGCGCCCTCAGGGGCTGAAGCCCCTATCTTTTTCGCAGACATGTGCGGCACGGCTCAAGCCGTGCCCTTAAGCGAAGTGTGAGGAGCGCGAGTTGTTTTGTTGAGGCTGAGGCTGACTGCAAACCCGCATTTATTGTGAGACGTATTTGAGTGAGTCGCTTGGTTCAAGCCAAGCTAATATCGTGCGACTCTTATGCCGCCTACTTTCAAACGCATCTTACACCAAATTGGTGGTGGCAATTATTAGCCACATATAGCCCACGACAAAACACAACAATGTGCTGTAACCAAACACTTCGTTGAGTGTGTACTGGAAAGCGGTATGTGGGAAGCCATGCAGTACGTGCTCATAAGTCAATACTTGAGCTGCCATGAAACTCAATCCATAAATAACACTCATGGCAATCAGTATTAGCGGTGATGCATAAAACCAAGGCAAATGCCCACCTTGGCCATGCAAAGCTGAAGACCCAACAATCAGAACTATCGAACCCGTGGCAATACCGGTTATATATTCGGCAAGGCGGAGGAATTTGTTCATCAAAGGTTCGTAATCGCGTGGGTCTCCTGATGGGCCTAGCTTGTAGACGGGATGGATATTAAGTCTCCGACATATGAACCATGTGCAGACACCGATAAGCACTGATGTGATCGAACCACTAGCGCCAGCAAACAAGTGCATATATCGAGCTCCGACGTTGAATTTCTAACACCTGCACTAAATGAAATAAGGACCGCATACCTTGCGGTCCCCATTTGGCTTTTGCTCTCTTCCCGTTACACGTTGATGGCCTTACCCTCAACGCTGGCAAACGCATCGCTCAGCGACTCGGCCACCGTCGGATGAGCGTGTATCGTGAACATCATCTCCTCCACGGTGGCTTCTAACTGGATCGCCGTCACCGCCTCAGCGATGATCTCCGTCGCGTACGGCCCGATGATGTGGACGCCCAGAATCTCGCCGTACTTCGCATCCGA is a window of Edaphobacter sp. 12200R-103 DNA encoding:
- a CDS encoding 2-oxo acid dehydrogenase subunit E2, which produces MPTDVLMPQMGESITEGTITKWLKKPGDPIQRDEPLFEISTDKVDAEIPSPEAGVLKEIKVAEGATVGINTVVAIIESAGGASAAAAAPAATAAPAPAQASPAASEPAAAPATPAAASEGSSTEVLMPQMGESITEGTITKWLKKVGDTVQRDEPIFEISTDKVDAEIPSPAAGTLTEIKVQEGATVGINTVVAVIGGGAGKAAAAPAPAPAATTGAPATPEAKVGSAAAGPGTEVLMPQMGESITEGTITKWLKKVGDTVQRDEPIFEISTDKVDAEIPSPAAGTLTEIKVQEGATVGINTVVAVIGGGAGQAAAALAPAATTGAPSSAPASSETMVGSASVGERGRSSPLVRKIASENNVDLSQVAGTGSAGRITKEDILGHLSGGAKPAAVAAPAAAATTGAATTPGAPSSAPTPSAPKAASPAAAQPQPGELVPMSKMRTIIAQRMVESKRTSPHVHTVFKVDMTRIVKLREKEKNKYEQRNGVKLTYMPFITRAAVVALRKHPVVNSSVKGDAILYNKNINVGIAVALEWGLIVPVIKQAEEKNFLGVTRAIIDLADRARSKKLAPDEVSGGTFTLTNSGIFGEEFGTPIINQPQVAILGIGGMTKEPVVVTDKEGNESIAIHTVQRFTLGFDHRIVDGADAGKFMTDFKQYLENWSEDIG
- a CDS encoding DNA/RNA helicase domain-containing protein, whose protein sequence is MASFYLAEVEQFLHESPEFLLARLATSYAGDGYTSQYTEQTLTWQRDLEHLQKTLRSCVARTPDANRWGVVLEFEVPRKARRIDVVLLVRDVIVIIEAKTSDLSSAARQQVDTYLLLLHYFHKASANRRIVPVLVSAQGSMPDLVALSQRELYPQMPFHWIAPVMTCSWEHLAPLLLEIERHAEGQLAVEEWERSPYFPVPSIIEAALALKSGLSVGAVAQSEASEHEIESVRQTIQDYMNLAREQKHHAICFLTGVPGSGKTLVGLGLAHASENRDNPIHFMSGNGPLVMVLQHLFTQESMRQGVRAHEAKEHARTLIENVHIFARAYTDQDKGAPSNHAIIFDEAQRAWNRAQNLKKFKRDYSEPEMLLSIMERHEDWSFVVALIGGGQEINDGEAGLEEWGRALGDSKKRWTIYASPEVLTGGPSTAEQKLFTDSNADLSVVTHEHLHLRTSNRSHRAETLATWVNHVVEGDAVAASKLEVSKRFPLFLTRSLTKMREHLHAQRRGETRYGLVGSSGAARLRSEGLEPSSSFHAEYPWEHWYLAPSTDVRSSYRCEVFATEFEIQGLELDWIGLCWGGDMIWSGGEWRLRTLRHGPMSKWTEVKSPDKRKYRKNAYRVLLTRARQGMVIYVPEGSSDDATNVPEDFDRTAGFLMDCGVLPLDEVAPPQKEELIELGSFFE
- a CDS encoding LysR family transcriptional regulator, with product MRFLADLALFVEVANTRNFGRAAAALGMPASTLSRRISALERELGFHLIHRSTRTFQLTDAGQACYEQSKALVAEAMRIQEDVTGIAPRVSGRIKVGVPFDLAQTIFLPLFARYMLEHPDTSIEILSISGHPNLLTESLDLAILVSHQLRLPDSSFWSRRVGTFPRRLFASQEYLAKHKKIKDPEELAQHSCIRLVHGEALSQWELRRDREHRIVKVSGMASANSVGMTAKLSKEGVGIAVLPDFLATHPGFGDGLTSLLDDWQAVPAHVFAVTPSKMQPARVQKLVSFIKKHFETMLNDLSPARRS
- the lipB gene encoding lipoyl(octanoyl) transferase LipB; protein product: MSQGYIHLLELGRVPYAKGLEAQRQVVEARKSGRIGDTLLLLEHPPVLTLGRNSHRENILANDDLLAARGVELHEINRGGDVTYHGPGQLVGYPIFDLRGDLPGKKGPHLGPVDFMRLLEEVIIRVCYDFGVPAQRIAKRTGVWTIASGSVEEKKICAMGIHVSQGVTSHGFALNVTTDLRDFNLIVPCGITDRTVTSLELEAQATDDPSRQPTMENATHSTGRAFGRVFERQILAGSLDALLGVAAL
- a CDS encoding NADP-dependent oxidoreductase, whose product is MKALRINDYGAPLHVDEVPIPSPGPGQVLVENEFTSMNGVDPGRGLGFLRQVFPLQFPWTPGGDVAGRVAAVGEGVTVFKVGDEVFGYTREAGAYAEFVVVNAANLAHRPAAIAAEVAAGIALVSQTATQMLRLSKIKAGQTLLILGASGGVGSLAVQLARNAGVHVIATARQSKSAALQQLGVARVIDLTRERMEDIGQCDAVLNLVGGDTVVSSYARVKPGGVAVTANRPPIAEEAARLGIEAAFVETNVTTEGLNSFAILVTGGKIKPQIASIETLWSPASLWEKRESDGIGKIVFSIRS
- a CDS encoding LysR family transcriptional regulator, coding for MELRHLRYFIAVAEEGGLLHAAERRLHTSQPSLSRQIRDLEMELGVKLLERKARGIELTAAGRVFLDHARLALMQIEVACEAARNTERPHKPGFGLGFLPGQEVTWLSGALRILREEAADVDVTITTKSSPELANALMQGEIDVALLRRETRTAGLDFKLLVKEPLVAVLPARHRLARHKAIRPEDICREDFISTARAAPVLKTVIDEYAAKVGIKLKQIFDAETLSGGMSLVASTGGFTLLPAYVQSALIPSVVARPLRGEVPTIDLVMGYNKSNTSPLLKKFLLRASELASGRSRDEDT